One Kribbella sp. NBC_00662 genomic region harbors:
- a CDS encoding ABC transporter substrate-binding protein, whose amino-acid sequence MVSRRNVLKSGAALGLFTLAGCAPQGTKASSAPTTPAKSIDVAKAGAVTLTMLDFWGGDSASWVASAVKGFQAKYPNVTIKRTSVDWGQLTQTANLRLKEKNPPDIITVNNGWQSLGTLSKAGLVLNLDGYSKSFGWDRFPSTILRQTQFTTDGTEMGSGSLFATPVASSSLIGLYYNKTVLDKAGVQPPTDLASFEDACTKAKAAGLIPIGYGSQDKGSSTAILLALQDLFGDQKKINDFVYSTGSVKADEIGMSEAAEHLKSYQDKGWLTPNHAGIQYADAIDAFMKGKSAFRFEYTGTLAFKGNQKQEYGYVQLPQATGGKVVGTGASTAVALGSKCAHPDVAAAFLDFLAGPQTAQYVVEAGLLPLLNDVKAPADNPEFGTEIAGQRSLDKDNGYVPYFDWSTPSMLDTLGGQVQLLLAGRSTAAELVKAVQADYDKFQAAR is encoded by the coding sequence ATGGTCAGCAGGCGGAACGTGTTGAAGTCGGGGGCCGCGCTCGGACTGTTCACGCTGGCCGGATGCGCGCCGCAGGGTACGAAGGCGAGCAGCGCACCGACCACACCCGCCAAGTCGATCGACGTCGCCAAAGCCGGTGCGGTGACGTTGACGATGCTGGACTTCTGGGGCGGTGACTCCGCCAGTTGGGTCGCCAGCGCGGTGAAGGGTTTCCAGGCGAAGTACCCGAACGTCACGATCAAGCGCACGTCGGTCGACTGGGGTCAGCTGACCCAGACGGCCAATCTGCGGCTGAAGGAGAAGAACCCGCCGGACATCATCACCGTCAACAACGGCTGGCAGTCGCTGGGGACGTTGTCGAAGGCGGGCCTGGTTCTCAACCTGGACGGATACTCGAAGTCGTTCGGCTGGGACAGGTTCCCGAGCACGATCCTGCGCCAGACGCAGTTCACAACTGACGGCACGGAGATGGGCAGCGGGTCACTGTTCGCCACGCCTGTCGCCAGTTCGTCGTTGATCGGCCTGTACTACAACAAGACGGTTCTCGACAAAGCAGGCGTCCAACCGCCGACCGATCTGGCGTCGTTCGAGGACGCGTGCACGAAGGCCAAGGCCGCGGGCCTCATCCCGATCGGTTACGGCTCGCAGGACAAGGGTTCGTCGACGGCGATTCTGCTTGCCCTGCAGGACCTTTTCGGCGATCAGAAGAAGATCAACGACTTCGTCTACTCGACCGGGTCGGTGAAGGCCGACGAGATCGGAATGTCCGAGGCGGCCGAGCACCTGAAGTCGTACCAGGACAAGGGCTGGCTCACGCCGAACCATGCCGGCATCCAGTACGCCGACGCGATCGACGCGTTCATGAAAGGCAAATCGGCGTTCCGCTTCGAGTACACGGGAACGCTGGCGTTCAAGGGCAATCAGAAGCAGGAGTACGGCTACGTCCAACTCCCCCAGGCCACCGGTGGAAAGGTCGTCGGCACGGGCGCTTCCACCGCGGTCGCCCTCGGGTCGAAATGCGCGCATCCCGACGTCGCAGCCGCTTTCCTCGATTTCCTCGCCGGCCCGCAAACCGCGCAGTACGTCGTCGAGGCCGGTCTGCTGCCGTTGCTCAATGACGTCAAGGCGCCCGCGGACAACCCCGAATTCGGTACCGAGATCGCCGGCCAACGGTCGCTCGACAAGGACAACGGATACGTCCCGTACTTCGACTGGTCGACGCCCTCGATGCTCGACACGCTCGGCGGTCAGGTCCAATTGCTGCTGGCCGGCCGGAGCACCGCGGCTGAACTGGTCAAGGCGGTGCAGGCCGACTACGACAAGTTCCAGGCCGCCCGATGA
- a CDS encoding carbohydrate ABC transporter permease, which yields MSVLAIGRTRARTRTVSRQARKRRWIGLLFLSPALLLYGVIVLVPLLQTVNYSFYKWDGVSEPTWVGLRNYLEFGRDPRMYAAFGHVLVLILMFGLIPLGLGLISAALLSRAKIRGEGIYRWFLFLPQVLTSVVVAIIWKRIYAPDGPLNSILRGIGLGHLTRNWLGDFTWALPSLGMIGVWGGFGFTMVLFLAGILAIPDELYEAARLDGSTRWQEFWLITLPSLRGQMAIALTLTITGALRTFDMVYITTQGGPGTATTTPALLLYQLAFVNPDVGRASATGVVLAVLCLGIAVGITRIMESKDR from the coding sequence ATGAGTGTTCTCGCGATCGGTCGCACCAGAGCCAGGACCCGAACCGTCTCACGGCAAGCCCGCAAACGGCGCTGGATCGGTCTGCTCTTCCTCTCCCCCGCACTCCTGCTGTACGGCGTGATCGTGCTCGTCCCGCTGCTCCAAACGGTGAACTACTCGTTCTATAAATGGGACGGCGTCAGCGAACCGACGTGGGTCGGACTGCGCAACTACCTCGAATTCGGCCGCGATCCGAGGATGTACGCCGCTTTCGGCCACGTCCTCGTGCTGATTCTGATGTTCGGGCTGATCCCGCTCGGACTCGGACTGATCAGCGCCGCACTCCTCAGCAGGGCAAAGATCCGCGGCGAAGGCATCTACCGCTGGTTCCTGTTCCTGCCCCAGGTGCTGACGAGCGTCGTCGTGGCGATCATCTGGAAGCGCATCTACGCGCCGGACGGACCGCTCAACAGCATCCTGCGCGGCATCGGACTAGGTCACCTCACGCGTAACTGGCTGGGTGACTTCACCTGGGCGCTGCCGTCGCTCGGCATGATCGGTGTCTGGGGCGGTTTCGGTTTCACCATGGTGTTGTTCCTGGCCGGCATTCTCGCGATCCCGGACGAGCTGTATGAGGCCGCGCGATTGGACGGTTCCACGCGATGGCAGGAGTTCTGGCTGATCACGCTTCCCAGCCTGCGCGGACAAATGGCGATCGCCCTCACCCTGACCATCACCGGCGCGCTCCGGACCTTCGACATGGTCTACATCACCACGCAGGGCGGACCCGGCACGGCCACGACGACTCCGGCGCTTCTCCTTTACCAGTTGGCATTCGTCAATCCCGACGTCGGTAGAGCATCGGCGACTGGCGTCGTACTCGCCGTGCTGTGTCTCGGGATCGCTGTCGGCATCACGAGGATCATGGAGAGCAAAGACCGATGA